The following are from one region of the Microbacterium paraoxydans genome:
- a CDS encoding nitroreductase family protein yields MSALDAVRARQSWSKVGDTAPGREELVTLVGAAGRVADHSSLRPWRLIELRGADREALGAAIAEAQGDAEPSTKPLRAPLLIAVVASYRPSEKVPRWEQEAVASGVAHVLSLLLDEAGWGVIWRTGHYTRSEPVARMHGLGPHEELLGWLYVGAKPEGKSPGRRKTVDARALLTRPPKLSPEARAAAEAAAQEAEKQKAEKAEKKARKKAKKREKKKAKKAAKKSGS; encoded by the coding sequence GTGAGCGCCCTCGACGCCGTCCGCGCACGGCAGTCCTGGTCGAAGGTCGGCGACACCGCTCCGGGGCGCGAGGAGCTGGTGACGCTCGTCGGCGCCGCCGGCCGCGTCGCCGACCATTCCTCGCTGCGTCCCTGGCGTCTGATCGAGCTCCGCGGCGCGGACCGCGAGGCGCTCGGTGCCGCGATCGCCGAGGCTCAGGGGGACGCGGAGCCGTCGACCAAGCCGCTGCGGGCTCCGCTCCTCATCGCGGTGGTCGCGAGCTACCGTCCGAGCGAGAAGGTCCCGCGCTGGGAGCAGGAGGCGGTGGCCTCCGGGGTCGCGCATGTGCTGAGCCTGCTGCTCGATGAGGCGGGGTGGGGCGTCATCTGGCGCACCGGACACTACACGCGCTCGGAGCCGGTCGCGCGCATGCACGGGCTGGGGCCGCACGAGGAGCTCCTCGGTTGGCTCTATGTCGGGGCGAAACCCGAGGGCAAGAGCCCGGGCCGCCGCAAGACCGTCGACGCCCGCGCGCTCCTGACCCGACCGCCGAAACTCTCTCCGGAGGCGCGGGCGGCTGCTGAGGCGGCCGCACAGGAGGCCGAGAAGCAGAAGGCCGAGAAGGCCGAGAAGAAGGCGCGCAAGAAGGCGAAGAAGAGGGAAAAGAAGAAAGCCAAGAAGGCCGCCAAGAAGAGCGGCTCCTAG
- a CDS encoding DUF2332 domain-containing protein produces the protein MTDAVQERYARFAATEAPGRSALYAEWAAGVAADDEISEMLLRIPATRRQPPLVFAVSRLLGAGHGPYREWRRFVLTNATRLVEECTRRALQTNEPLRTAALLPVLSEIEGPIALLEVGASAGLCLYPDRYSYRFIDDGGSVRRALDPLDGPSTVVLESTVTGDLPPLRMPEVVWRAGIDLAPLDAADEEDRRWLRALVWPGEVGREQRITAALDIAAAEPPLLVAGDAAAHLEELAGAAPADATLVITTPGVLVHIPREQREALIETIAALPARWVTIDPPALLGVWDPPIVAEAWPGFVVALDGRVRAAADPLGARWEWRAGDPSTTT, from the coding sequence ATGACCGACGCCGTGCAGGAGCGCTATGCCCGATTCGCGGCGACGGAGGCTCCTGGGCGCAGCGCGCTGTACGCGGAGTGGGCGGCCGGGGTCGCCGCCGACGACGAGATCAGCGAGATGCTGCTGCGGATCCCCGCGACCCGTCGCCAGCCTCCGCTCGTGTTCGCCGTGTCCCGCCTGCTCGGCGCCGGTCACGGTCCGTACCGGGAGTGGCGTCGTTTCGTCCTGACCAATGCCACTCGACTCGTCGAGGAATGCACCAGGCGGGCTCTGCAGACCAACGAGCCCCTCCGCACCGCGGCACTGCTTCCGGTGCTCTCCGAGATCGAGGGCCCGATCGCGCTGCTGGAGGTCGGCGCCTCCGCCGGCCTCTGCCTCTATCCCGATCGCTACTCGTACCGTTTCATCGACGACGGCGGGTCCGTTCGTCGCGCGCTCGACCCCCTCGACGGTCCCTCCACCGTGGTACTGGAGAGCACCGTCACCGGCGACCTCCCCCCGCTGCGCATGCCAGAGGTGGTGTGGCGCGCCGGGATCGACCTCGCCCCGCTGGACGCGGCCGACGAAGAGGATCGGCGCTGGCTGCGGGCCCTCGTGTGGCCGGGAGAGGTGGGGAGGGAGCAGCGCATCACCGCCGCCCTCGACATCGCGGCCGCCGAGCCGCCGCTTCTCGTCGCCGGAGACGCAGCCGCCCATCTGGAGGAGCTGGCAGGAGCCGCTCCGGCGGATGCCACGCTGGTGATCACGACCCCCGGGGTTCTCGTGCACATCCCCCGGGAGCAGCGGGAGGCGCTGATCGAGACGATCGCGGCGCTGCCCGCGCGCTGGGTCACGATCGACCCGCCGGCTCTCCTCGGGGTCTGGGACCCACCCATCGTCGCGGAGGCCTGGCCCGGCTTCGTCGTCGCGCTCGACGGGCGGGTGCGGGCCGCTGCCGACCCGCTCGGCGCTCGGTGGGAGTGGCGCGCGGGCGATCCGTCGACCACGACCTAA
- the msrB gene encoding peptide-methionine (R)-S-oxide reductase MsrB — translation MPYSVNKTEDEWRDELGEEQYAVLRQAATERAWTGELLDEERAGLYTCGACGAELFKSGTKFDSGCGWPSFYESVRPDAVELLEDDSLGMVRTEVRCATCGSHLGHVFPDGFGTPTGDRYCMNSIALNFTPDES, via the coding sequence ATGCCCTACAGCGTGAACAAGACCGAAGACGAATGGCGCGACGAGCTCGGCGAAGAGCAGTACGCCGTGCTGCGCCAGGCGGCGACCGAGCGGGCGTGGACCGGTGAGCTGCTCGATGAGGAGCGCGCCGGCCTCTACACCTGCGGCGCCTGCGGAGCCGAACTGTTCAAGAGCGGCACGAAGTTCGATTCCGGCTGCGGCTGGCCGAGCTTCTACGAGTCGGTCCGGCCGGATGCGGTCGAGCTGCTCGAGGACGACAGTCTCGGCATGGTGCGCACGGAGGTCCGCTGCGCGACCTGCGGTTCGCACCTCGGCCACGTCTTCCCGGACGGCTTCGGCACCCCCACCGGTGACCGCTACTGCATGAACTCGATCGCGCTGAACTTCACGCCCGACGAGTCGTGA